The nucleotide window GAAGAAAAAGCTTCAATATCTTTGCATCGTTGGAGTACGGCCATTATAGATATATACTGGGATAATGAGACACCAATAATGATAGAGGTAATTACGGTTTAAGGACAATTTATACTATTCAATAAGCTTGCCAGTTATCGAGTTTTTCTACTTTCCGTTATTTAAGTTATATTTGCAGATCATTGAATTAATATAGACCCTATAAATCCGACTTACGACATCCGTGTTTATGTAAGTGATTATCGACAAGGAGCTTCGTATCCGTTTACTAATGATAATTTTTACTAACGATAATTTTCTTGAAAATGTTTTTACTAACGACAATTTTTACTAACGATAATTTTCTTGAAAATGTTTTTACTAACGACAATTTTTACTAACGATAATTTTCTTGAAAATATTTTTATTAAATTATCATTTTTTCAGCTATTCATAATATTTTCGGATATACAAAAACTATAAATAATTACTGTTACATTTCATAGCCAAGCAAAAAATTAGTTTAGCCGAAAATATTGTGGTGGTACAAAGGTGACAGAAATCATCGATAAAACCCTCAACATGCCGGAAATAAGTCAGAGAGCTCGCGTTATCCGGATAAAAAGTAAGGAAAACTCTTGCAAGCAATCTCTTGATATGGGCATGGTTCTAGGGGCAATCCTGAGCGCAACCAAAAAAGCCCTATTGAGAGACTCTGTCGATATTAAGTTGAAAGAAAACCTATCTTTCAGGAAGCGGGGAGCTGAAATTATAGTTGTTGAACAGCTGGAGGGTTTTAATTTGACACCACAAATGCCTCTTACGAATCAAGGCTCACTTTACCTATCATATCAACACGGGAGGAATTTGTAATGATGCCGTTAGTACTGGCACAGATTGGAGAATCAAATCGTATCAAAGCGTTTTGGGGACAGGAGAAAATAAGAAATCATCTTGAAAATCTTGGCTTCACCGCTGGTAGTGAAGTATGCGTACTGTCAAAAACATTTGGTAATGTGATTGTAAGCATAAAAGATAGTCGAATTGCAATCAGTGAAGAATTAGCTAAAAAAATTATGGTATAAAATACTTCAAAAATTTCAAAATATTGCTAAAAAAGAGGCTTATGAATATGGCATCGTTGAGAGAAGTACCGTGCGGGCAAACAGTCACTGTAGTAAAAATTTGCGGAGAAGGCGCTCTCAAGCGCAGGATAATGGATATGGGCATTACAAAAGGAGTGGAGATTTTTGTACGTAAGGTAGCTCCGCTTGGAGACCCGGTTGAAGTGAAAGTAAGAGGTTATGAGTTATCTTTGCGGAAAACTGACGCGGAAATGATCGAAGTAAAATAACACGCTAAAAATGAGAATGAAATCTCCGATTTTTTACTCACGAGGTTAGAAACTAACTTTAGATTCTTAAAGGAGGTATAAAGTTTGCCAGTCACAATAGCGCTTGCCGGAAATCCGAACTCCGGTAAGACCACAATGTTCAATGCCCTTACGGGATCATCGCAGCGCGTCGGTAACTGGCCTGGCGTTACGGTTGATAAAAAGGAAGGTAGGCTTAAAAAATATAAAGATGTAACGATAATCGACTTGCCGGGTATTTATTCTCTTTCCCCATATACGTTGGAAGAAGTAATAAGCCGAGATTATTTGGTGAATGAAAAACCGGATGTAATTATCAATATCGTTGACGGGTCAAATATCGAACGAAATCTCTACTTGACTACACAGATACTCGACGTGGGCATTCCAGTAGTGATCGCTCTTAACATGATCGATATTGTAAACAAAAGTGGGGATATAATTGACATTAAAAAACTCTCAGAAACTCTTGGTTGCCCGGTTATTGAAACATCCGCGCAAAAAGGGACTGGCCTGGAAGTACTTACTAAAAAAGCGATTGAACTGGCAAAGGCCGGGAAAAAAGGAACTTTCAAACGTCAATTTTCGAAGCCTGTAGAACTTGCCCTGTCCAATATTGCCGAACTAATCAAAAACAATGTGCCAGACGAAAATCTTCGCTGGTATTCCATAAAGTTTTTTGAACGGGATGAAAAGGTACTAGAGCGAATCACGCTATCCGATGTTATAAAAGGAAAAATCGAGCAAATCATTCTTGCCTGCGAAGAAGAGCTTGACGATAACAGCGCATCCATTATCGCATCAGAAAGCTATGAATATATATCTGATGTAGTACGCTCCTACGTAAAGAAGTCTCATTCAGGCACGACCTTATCCGATAAGATTGATTCCGTTGTTACAAGTCGCTGGCTTGGTCTTCCGATATTTGCTGCAATTATGTTTTTGGTTTATTACGTATCAGTTTCAACTGTCGGGTCATATGTTACGGATTTTACCAATGATATGTTTGTTGGTGAATGGATACAAGCACCACTTGCAAATTGGCTTACATCAATCGGAACAGCAGAATGGATGATCGGCCTTATTGTGGACGGCATCGTAGGAGGCCTCGGCGCAATTATTGGATTTTTACCGCAAATGCTTATCCTGTTTTTCTTTCTCGCCATTCTGGAAGACAGTGGCTACATGGCGCGTATCGCCTTCTTGATGGATCGCATTTTCAGGAAAATAGGTTTGTCGGGCAAAAGTTTCATTCCATTACTTATCGGCACGGGTTGCGGGGTTCCTGGCATTATGGCTACAAGAACTATTGAGCAACAAAATGACCGGCGTATGACGATTATGACAACCACTTTCATGCCATGCGGTGCAAAACTGCCTCTTATCGCACTTATTTCCAGCGCTGTATTCGGCGGTACATGGTGGGTAGCACCTTCAGCGTACTTTCTTGGCATAGGCGCAGTGGTTATATCCGGTATTATTTTAAAAAAGACAAAGCTGTTTATGGGTGAGTCATCCCCGTTTGTTATAGAATTACCCGCCTACCATATCCCAATGGCCGGAAATGTCATCCGAAGCATGTTTGAACGCGGTAGCTCATTTGTTAAAAAAGCTTTCACAGTATATACGTTAGCAAGCATTCTCGTATGGTTTGGCGCCAGTTTTGGCTTCGTAAACGGAACCTTTGGATTAGTAGACAACCTTAACAACAGCGTGCTACATAACATTGGCAATTCTTTAGCGTTAATCTTCGCTCCTCTTGGATTTGGGCGATGGGAAACTACTGTGGCATCCATTATGGGCCTGGCAGCCAAAGAACAGGTTGTAGGAGTATTTGGCGTTCTCACATCCATTGGTAATGAAGATTTGACCCTTGAGATGGTTGATTCTGCGAATGTTGGAGGATTGTCTCCGATTGCGGCCCTATTTTCGAGTGAAATTGCTGCATACTCATTCCTTATCTTCAACTTGCTTTGCGCTCCCTGCTTTGCGGCGATGAATACTATCCGTACCGAAATGAACAACTGGAAATGGACGGTATTCGCAATAGGTTACGAGTGCATATTTGCTTATGTCATTGCGCTGATTTTTTATCAGCTTGGCACGTTCTTCAGCGGCGGCAGTTTTACCGCAGGAACGGCGGTAGCGTTTATTCTTCTTGCCGTACTTCTCTTTATGTTATTCAGGCCTGCACCAAAACAACATGATATTGAAAAATCCGATTCCAACTTATCGGCAACTGCGGGGGTGAGTGAGTGATTGCCTGGATAATTGCCAATGCTGCAACAATCCTGATAGGTACACTCCTTCTAATCTTTATAGTGTTTACCATAGGGTATACAGTCAGAAAAGCGAAGAAAGGCCAATGCATCGGCTGCGCAGGTTGTAATGTAAATGATTGTGGTAACAACGATTATATTATTCCCTGCAGCAGCCTATCGTCCAACAAAAAAAGGCAAAAATAACTAAAAACTAAAAAAAATTTCTCTGTAACCTTAATTTTCGGGACTGTAGAGGAAACCTGGTTTATCGATTAATTATCGATGTCCGGGTGCTATTTGCAGAAAAGTTTGAGGAAATGGACAGCGATTGAAGATCTCAAACCTGCTCTGTTCCTTGGCTTGATATTTCTTGCATATACATGAGCTGGGAAATAAATTCGAACTTATTAAGCAATGAGGAGGAAATAGATCAATGGTACTGGGATACATGTACGTGTTAAAACAGATAGCAGAAGTAGAAAAAAAAGGCAATATATCTTTGAGTGAGATATCGAGACATCTGAAAATGAGTACGCAACAGCTTAAAGGTTTGCTCGAAATAATGGAAAGAATGGGTCATGTTGAGAAGGTTCAGGACAATAACTCCCTTCTCTCCCCTGTCTGTTCCGATTCATGCAAAAGTTGTGGATGTTTCGGGTTTTTAGAAAAATCTACTATCTCAACATGTACGGTTTACAAACTGACCGAGAAGGGAAAAAGGATCTGTCATGAACAGACGGTTGTGTCTGAGATCTCCTGAGGAATAAAAATCGAAGAGTGCCGAAGAGTTTATATGACAACCGAGTTCAAGTCACTGACACTGTAAGACTTAATCACAACAAACATTTTTGCGTACTCTTTTTTTAGTACCATGGTGCCAGAATGTTTTTGGTTTCAAATCCTGCGCTTACATATCTGATGCCTGTTATTATCGCTTACTTTTACCGGATTAATTTATATTCTGCTTCTTGCAAGGGTCCATCATTAACGATTACCCATTATTATTTTTAATACATCACGGATTCATCTTTTCTTCATCGAGCACGTCCACAGGACTTAACATTTCATAGAGATTATATAAAATTTTGATGAGATTTGGTTATGTATATATTTAGATCTTGATATGAGATTTGGTCGTGTCCTTGAGTTCTGGATCAATTCAAAAAAAGCGTGTGTTCCTGACGTATTTAAGATAAACGCAGAGAGATCTTTATGCACATGGTTTTTAAAAACCACACTCATTATCAGATTTTTACCTTTCGTCATAAATTTTTTAATATTAATTATTTCATTAAAAAATACAGAGATATTTTAAATTCATTGGATGAAGGTAACAACTTTCACCTTCTACCCACCAGCCTATGGCTGTAGAGGAAAGAGACTTTCCTCCTTAATTAACTGATTTTCCCTTCTGAAGAACTTTCATGTCTCTGACCGGACGTTGTTTCAGAATAATTCTCGAAGTCTGTAAGATCTCGAATAGAAAACAAAAAAGAATTTTTCGTAAATACAAATAATACCTATTTTACAAACGTTATTAGATTTTCAAAGAATATTTCATATTTTAGTATAATTTTCAGATATACGAAAATTATAAGTATTTACTGGTACATTTCAAGTTCACAGAAAAGAATTCGTACCTAAAAATAAATTTTGTCAATATAGTGCAAGTCCGAAAAAGCAGAAAAGCCTTTCAGGCGCGAAAAACAGGACAAAAGCTCATAAAAAGCCCATATTAAGTAAAACTGAAGGAGGTTTTGAGCAAAACAGTGAAACAGAGGTTTATTGGAAAATAAAAGGATTAATTCGACTCCGAAATAATGATAATTAGAAAAATTTGAGTTATAAAGTACAGAATACGGTTATGATGCCATTCTGTTGATTCGTTATCATTTGTAAAAAGAGGACTTGAACAGGTTAGCGTATGCTATCGACTAAAATACCGACTATTTAACATTTTGGTAAATGATCCCCAAGAAAATGACACGAAGAGGAGTTTACTATGGAAAAAATACATATTACCTTAAGTAATCAGCAGCAATTGAGAAGAATTATCTCCATGCTGCTGACGGTGACAATAATTTTTTTATTGTTCCCGGTCAATGCGTATGCCTACGATTCTACAGTGGAAAACTGCACCAGCACTACGATCATCAACTGCGCGTCAGAAAACGCATCCTATGCGGATGGGGAAGAAACAGGAGTATTGACCCGAACAACAGGAATATTGGTAGTAGCGCACGGCTCTCCGGAAGATAAATGGAACCAACCTGTACGGGATGCCGTAGAAGATATTGATTGCCCGTACCCGGTAGAATTGGGTTTCCTGGAACATGTTGAGGGAGAAGACATCGGAACAGCAATTGCCAATCTGGAAAAGCAAGGTGTCGAACATATTATCACCGTGCCGATATTTGTGGCCTCGGCTTCGGATCATATTGAAGAAATCAAATACATCTTGGGACTCCCCAGTTCCATTAAGGAAAAGGAAGCAACTGAGGCAGGGTTGAAAGTAATTTCTCACAATGCTGAGATTGAAATGACACCAGCCCTGGACGACCACCAATTGGTAGCGGAAATTCTGGATGACCGTATTGCAACGGTTAGCCAGCAGGCAGACAAGGAAATTGTAGTGTTGGCCGCTCACGGGACCTCTGACGCGGCAGACCTGGCCGTTTGGAAAAAGAACCTGGCTTCTTTAGGGCAACAGCTCAAAGAGAATTACAAGTTCCTGAATGTTGATTATGGCTTTGTGGCACTGGGCGAACCTAACATCAGGACGGTTGTAGAAGCCAAACAAAAGGAAAATCCCGGAGCTTCCATTATTGTTATGCCTGTGATGCTTTCCGAAGGCACGTTCACAGGTACCAGGATTCCTGAAGTTCTAGACGGATTAACTTACTTATATCCGGCAGAAGGACAGCGTTCTTTACTGCCTCACGATGACATTTCTAATTTGATCGTTGCCCGTGCCTATGATGCCATGGGAGTTTTTGCAGGAGGAAACGGAGCAGAGAATTCTCCTTATCAAATCGCAACAGCAGAGCAGCTTGATCAGGTGCATAACTACCTGAATAAGGACTTTGTTTTGACGGCGGACATCGACCTCTCCGGCTACAAAAACTGGGAACCAATTGGTGCTTTCAAGCCTTTATCTGAAAAACCGGAGGATGAAGAGACCCCGGATCCGGAAGTGGCTTTTACGGGAACCTTTGATGGTAATGGGCATACAATCTGCAATGTGGCCATTAATCAACCTGAGGGCATGTCAGTAGGTTTGTTCGGATGCATTGTCGGAAAACAGAATAATCCCTGCTCTATATCCAACCTTAAGGTGAAATGCGCTAATGTGATTGGAAACTTTTGTGTCGGCGATGTCATTGGCTTTCAATATGGGAACTGCATCCTGGAAAACATAACTCTTACCGGCAATAATACGGCACGAGGTAATATCTACGTAGGTGGTATTTTGGGTGGCAGCGATATGGGTAACGACTCTGCAGAACTGAAAGACTGCAATGCTGCAGCTGATATCGTGGTTTTGGGTGATTTTGGAAATTCGGCGGGTGTTTTAGGTGGCGCTCTGAATGCTTGCTCAGTAATCAATTGCACTGCAACAGGCACGGTAACCGGGGAAGGTGATGAATATTTTGCACTGGGCAGCCTGATAGGCGGCGTGTTTGAGGGAGTTGCCGTTATAAACTGCCATGCTGATGATGTTTCTATCACTGCTTCGGGTGAAAACGATACCATGATCGGTGGACTTCTGGGTTATGCGGGAACTTATGATGAGGATGCCCCTACACAGATAGCCGAATGCTCGACGAATGTTACTATGAAAGTGTCGGACAGCACTGAACGCGTAGGTGGGTTGATAGGTGGCAGCTTTTATCATGATTTGTATGCTGATGCAAGACCTATACCTGCATCTTATGCGATATCCTGTTGTGCTACTTCAGGTAGTATCATCGGTGGTGGAAACGAAGTCGGAAGTATCGCTGGTTATGCTTACAATTCTACCGTGAAAAACTGTACCAGCACTATGACCATTAACTGTGTATCAGATCACGTACCTCAGGTAGGACTATATGAAAGTTCATTTGCTGATGGCAATGAAACAGAATCTGACTCTTAAAATCCCATGGCAGTTAAGAAGCAAATAAACGCGACACTTATTGATACTGCAATAGGATTTTTTATTACATTTTTGAAGATTTTCGTTTGGGAAAGCTTCCCAAACTCCTTTTTGGAAAAAGCTTGTTAGCATAACAGACTTTTGAATTTATGGCAAATAATTTTCCAGTCTTTTTAAAAAGCTTTAATGTAAAGACACGATTTTTTACCTTTTCCTCTATCGTTAGGACTCAAAAAAAGAACTGTGATATTTCCCTTAAAACAAATGAGAATTATTGAAGTGATTGCTTAAGGAATTGTTAATACCTAGACCTGCTAATACTTGGACCTGTTAAATACTGGACCTGCTAATACCTGAACCCGTTAATACTTGTTTTTTCTTTTCAAAGAATTATAAAGTCCTCTCATTCAAGTCCTATTTGTTATAGTTTAGGGTTTACGCAGTTGGACTTAAAAACCAGCAGCATCAAACCAAACTGTATAAAATGTAGCTTTAATCTGCAATCTTTACCGTGATTGATTTTGTTTTTTAAGTGCCTAAGTCCTGATAGTTAACAGAATTTATTAAACTCCTGGCGAAGTGTAAAAATTCATTTTGTAAATACGAATAAGGTACCATATATAGAAGAAAATTGATTATAAAGAATAAATTTGATAATAAAGAATAAAGTTAAATGGAAAGAATGAAGTTGATAATAGCAATAATAATTCATAATTAAGCATAATTTTCGGATACCCAAAAATTATATATATCATCCAGTCTATTTCACATATGTAGTAAAGATTAGTAAGACAAAATATATTATGTCAATATAATAAGAATATCAAAAAGTAGATAGAGCACTGAACACGCTGGAAAACAGGCCAAAAATCTATATTGCTCGTAAGTGAATTTTTAATGGATATTTTTGGAGACTGTTTTGACTGTAACCAAAGAACATCATTACAGAGTATTAAAGAACCTGGCGAGTTCAAGCTGAACATTACAGCCTATCTCTTGGAAAATGGAGGTGAAAATGAAAGTTATTGAAACGGAAAGAGATTAACTTATCTTTTTGTATGCCTCTTAAAAAACTGTCTGTAAAATATTGCATAAATGCATAAATGTGAAGTTAGTAGGT belongs to Methanosarcina barkeri 3 and includes:
- a CDS encoding FeoA domain-containing protein — protein: MTEIIDKTLNMPEISQRARVIRIKSKENSCKQSLDMGMVLGAILSATKKALLRDSVDIKLKENLSFRKRGAEIIVVEQLEGFNLTPQMPLTNQGSLYLSYQHGRNL
- a CDS encoding FeoA family protein produces the protein MMPLVLAQIGESNRIKAFWGQEKIRNHLENLGFTAGSEVCVLSKTFGNVIVSIKDSRIAISEELAKKIMV
- a CDS encoding FeoA family protein; protein product: MASLREVPCGQTVTVVKICGEGALKRRIMDMGITKGVEIFVRKVAPLGDPVEVKVRGYELSLRKTDAEMIEVK
- the feoB gene encoding ferrous iron transport protein B, whose product is MPVTIALAGNPNSGKTTMFNALTGSSQRVGNWPGVTVDKKEGRLKKYKDVTIIDLPGIYSLSPYTLEEVISRDYLVNEKPDVIINIVDGSNIERNLYLTTQILDVGIPVVIALNMIDIVNKSGDIIDIKKLSETLGCPVIETSAQKGTGLEVLTKKAIELAKAGKKGTFKRQFSKPVELALSNIAELIKNNVPDENLRWYSIKFFERDEKVLERITLSDVIKGKIEQIILACEEELDDNSASIIASESYEYISDVVRSYVKKSHSGTTLSDKIDSVVTSRWLGLPIFAAIMFLVYYVSVSTVGSYVTDFTNDMFVGEWIQAPLANWLTSIGTAEWMIGLIVDGIVGGLGAIIGFLPQMLILFFFLAILEDSGYMARIAFLMDRIFRKIGLSGKSFIPLLIGTGCGVPGIMATRTIEQQNDRRMTIMTTTFMPCGAKLPLIALISSAVFGGTWWVAPSAYFLGIGAVVISGIILKKTKLFMGESSPFVIELPAYHIPMAGNVIRSMFERGSSFVKKAFTVYTLASILVWFGASFGFVNGTFGLVDNLNNSVLHNIGNSLALIFAPLGFGRWETTVASIMGLAAKEQVVGVFGVLTSIGNEDLTLEMVDSANVGGLSPIAALFSSEIAAYSFLIFNLLCAPCFAAMNTIRTEMNNWKWTVFAIGYECIFAYVIALIFYQLGTFFSGGSFTAGTAVAFILLAVLLFMLFRPAPKQHDIEKSDSNLSATAGVSE
- a CDS encoding FeoB-associated Cys-rich membrane protein; the protein is MIAWIIANAATILIGTLLLIFIVFTIGYTVRKAKKGQCIGCAGCNVNDCGNNDYIIPCSSLSSNKKRQK
- a CDS encoding FeoC-like transcriptional regulator, producing MVLGYMYVLKQIAEVEKKGNISLSEISRHLKMSTQQLKGLLEIMERMGHVEKVQDNNSLLSPVCSDSCKSCGCFGFLEKSTISTCTVYKLTEKGKRICHEQTVVSEIS
- a CDS encoding sirohydrochlorin chelatase, encoding MRRIISMLLTVTIIFLLFPVNAYAYDSTVENCTSTTIINCASENASYADGEETGVLTRTTGILVVAHGSPEDKWNQPVRDAVEDIDCPYPVELGFLEHVEGEDIGTAIANLEKQGVEHIITVPIFVASASDHIEEIKYILGLPSSIKEKEATEAGLKVISHNAEIEMTPALDDHQLVAEILDDRIATVSQQADKEIVVLAAHGTSDAADLAVWKKNLASLGQQLKENYKFLNVDYGFVALGEPNIRTVVEAKQKENPGASIIVMPVMLSEGTFTGTRIPEVLDGLTYLYPAEGQRSLLPHDDISNLIVARAYDAMGVFAGGNGAENSPYQIATAEQLDQVHNYLNKDFVLTADIDLSGYKNWEPIGAFKPLSEKPEDEETPDPEVAFTGTFDGNGHTICNVAINQPEGMSVGLFGCIVGKQNNPCSISNLKVKCANVIGNFCVGDVIGFQYGNCILENITLTGNNTARGNIYVGGILGGSDMGNDSAELKDCNAAADIVVLGDFGNSAGVLGGALNACSVINCTATGTVTGEGDEYFALGSLIGGVFEGVAVINCHADDVSITASGENDTMIGGLLGYAGTYDEDAPTQIAECSTNVTMKVSDSTERVGGLIGGSFYHDLYADARPIPASYAISCCATSGSIIGGGNEVGSIAGYAYNSTVKNCTSTMTINCVSDHVPQVGLYESSFADGNETESDS